Proteins from a single region of Strix aluco isolate bStrAlu1 chromosome 5, bStrAlu1.hap1, whole genome shotgun sequence:
- the ZNF800 gene encoding zinc finger protein 800 isoform X3 produces the protein MPLRDKCCQTDHHHHGCCEPVHLLEPGDPPLLQQPLQTSKSGIQQIIECFRSGTKQLKHILLKDVDTIFECKLCRSLFRGLPNLITHKKFYCPPSLQMDDNLPDINDKQSQAINDLLEAIYPRVDKQEYVIKLEPIETNQNAVFQYVSRTDSPDENIESSSIPDQAPVQIQEPSTEQPKTVSAPAPVPAGEIVELPPADPVTNKVIPTPEEQPPAVNPELDSLDNSDFGHQLICCLCRKEFHSRRSVRRHIRKVHKKKMEELKKYIETKKKPNQCSTKGRNKNVLVTLGRSCPVCYKSFATKANVRRHFDEVHRGLRRDSITPDIATKPGQPLFLDTVSAKKSFKTRKQKSSSKAEYNLTACKCLLCKRKYSSQIMLKRHMQIVHKITLSGKNSKREKGPNNTANGTEIKVKVEPADSVEPSPPSIALSPQNELKGTNHSNEKKSTPSAQKNKVKQDPENSKSTSKSTCKSTTKSTSKSTNASAAGGQQKTRKPKLSAGFDFKQLYCKLCKRQFTSKQNLTKHIELHTDGNNIYVKYYRCPLCSYETRRKRDVIRHITVVHKKSPRYLGKITASLEIRAIKKPIDLVLNKVTKRGPQRDETKQIGSKQDVTSNSPNKKYEGADVGIEVKVTKNFSLHRCNKCGKAFARKAFLEHHKKTHKANVSHSPEENKTKGRSTRSKAVV, from the exons ATGCCTCTAAGGGACAAGTGTTGTCAGACTGACCACCATCACCATGGATGCTGTGAACCAG TGCATCTGTTGGAACCTGGTGATCCTCCGTTATTACAGCAGCCTCTGCAAACATCAAAATCCGGTATTCAACAAATCATTGAGTGTTTTCGATCAG GAACCAAACAACTTAAACATATCTTGTTAAAAGATGTGGACACCATTTTTGAGTGTAAATTGTGCCGGAGTCTCTTCAGAGGATTACCAAATTTAATTACTCATAAAAAGTTTTATTGTCCTCCAAGTCTCCAGATGGATGATA ACCTCCCAGATATAAATGATAAACAGAGTCAAGCCATAAATGACCTCCTGGAAGCAATCTATCCAAGGGTAGATAAGCAAGAATATGTAATTAAATTGGAACCTATAGAAACTAATCAGAATGCTGTATTTCAATATGTATCAAGGACTGATAGCCCAGATGAGAACATAGAAAGTAGTAGTATCCCTGATCAAGCTCCAGTACAGATACAGGAACCCAGCACTGAGCAACCCAAGACTGTTTCAGCTCCAGCCCCAGTCCCAGCTGGGGAGATTGTAGAATTACCTCCTGCTGATCCTGTTACAAACAAGGTGATACCTACTCCTGAAGAACAGCCTCCAGCAGTAAATCCTGAATTGGACTCTCTGGATAATTCTGATTTCGGCCACCAGTTGATATGTTGCCTTTGTAGGAAGGAATTTCATTCCAGACGCAGTGTACGCCGGCACATTCGAAAAGTGCAcaaaaaaaagatggaagagcTAAAGAAGTAcatagaaacaaaaaagaaaccaaatcagTGCTCCACGAAAGGACGAAATAAGAATGTTCTTGTAACATTAGGTAGAAGTTGTCCTGTATGTTATAAATCATTTGCTACAAAAGCCAACGTAAGGAGGCATTTTGATGAAGTTCATAGAGGATTAAGAAGGGATTCCATTACTCCTGATATAGCTACAAAGCCTGGGCAGCCTTTGTTCTTGGATACAGTTTCTGCTAAAAAATCTTTTAAGACCCGAAAACAAAAGTCGTCTTCAAAGGCTGAATACAATTTAACTGCATGCAAATGCCTTCTGTGCAAGAGAAAATATAGTTCACAAATAATGCTGAAAAGGCACATGCAAATTGTTCACAAGATAACTCTTTCTGGAAAGAACTCTAAAAGAGAGAAAGGACCCAACAATACTGCCAATGgcacagaaataaaagtaaaagtTGAACCAGCAGATTCTGTAGAACCTTCACCCCCTTCCATTGCCCTTTCTCCGCAGAATGAATTAAAGGGAACAAATcattcaaatgagaaaaagagCACACCgtcagcacagaaaaataaagttaaacaGGACCCTGAAAACTCTAAATCAACCAGTAAATCAACCTGTAAATCAACCACTAAATCAACCTCTAAATCAACCAATGCATCTGCTGCAGGTGGCCAGCAAAAAACCAGGAAGCCAAAACTTTCAGCTGGCTTTGACTTCAAGCAGCTTTACTGTAAACTATGTAAACGCCAATTTACTTCTAAACAGAACTTGACAAAACACATTGAACTACACACAGATGGAAATAACATTTATGTTAAATACTACAGGTGTCCACTCTGCTCTTATGAAACACGTCGCAAACGTGATGTGATAAGGCATATAACTGTAGTTCATAAAAAGTCACCACGCTACCTTGGGAAAATAACTGCAAGTTTAGAAATTAGAGCCATAAAAAAACCAATTGATCTTGTTCTAAATAAGGTGACTAAAAGAGGCCCTCAGAGGGATGAAACAAAACAGATTGGTTCAAAACAGGATGTCACCTCTAATTCTCCCAATAAAAAGTATGAAGGAGCTGATGTTGGCATTGAAGTAAAAGTAACAAAAAACTTTTCTCTGCACCGATGCAATAAATGTGGGAAAGCATTTGCCAGAAAAGCTTTTCTAGAACATCATaagaaaacccacaaagcaaATGTATCTCATTcacctgaagaaaacaaaaccaaaggcaGAAGTACAAGATCTAAAGCTGTTGTCtg A
- the ZNF800 gene encoding zinc finger protein 800 isoform X4 codes for MDDNLPDINDKQSQAINDLLEAIYPRVDKQEYVIKLEPIETNQNAVFQYVSRTDSPDENIESSSIPDQAPVQIQEPSTEQPKTVSAPAPVPAGEIVELPPADPVTNKVIPTPEEQPPAVNPELDSLDNSDFGHQLICCLCRKEFHSRRSVRRHIRKVHKKKMEELKKYIETKKKPNQCSTKGRNKNVLVTLGRSCPVCYKSFATKANVRRHFDEVHRGLRRDSITPDIATKPGQPLFLDTVSAKKSFKTRKQKSSSKAEYNLTACKCLLCKRKYSSQIMLKRHMQIVHKITLSGKNSKREKGPNNTANGTEIKVKVEPADSVEPSPPSIALSPQNELKGTNHSNEKKSTPSAQKNKVKQDPENSKSTSKSTCKSTTKSTSKSTNASAAGGQQKTRKPKLSAGFDFKQLYCKLCKRQFTSKQNLTKHIELHTDGNNIYVKYYRCPLCSYETRRKRDVIRHITVVHKKSPRYLGKITASLEIRAIKKPIDLVLNKVTKRGPQRDETKQIGSKQDVTSNSPNKKYEGADVGIEVKVTKNFSLHRCNKCGKAFARKAFLEHHKKTHKANVSHSPEENKTKGRSTRSKAVVWFK; via the exons ATGGATGATA ACCTCCCAGATATAAATGATAAACAGAGTCAAGCCATAAATGACCTCCTGGAAGCAATCTATCCAAGGGTAGATAAGCAAGAATATGTAATTAAATTGGAACCTATAGAAACTAATCAGAATGCTGTATTTCAATATGTATCAAGGACTGATAGCCCAGATGAGAACATAGAAAGTAGTAGTATCCCTGATCAAGCTCCAGTACAGATACAGGAACCCAGCACTGAGCAACCCAAGACTGTTTCAGCTCCAGCCCCAGTCCCAGCTGGGGAGATTGTAGAATTACCTCCTGCTGATCCTGTTACAAACAAGGTGATACCTACTCCTGAAGAACAGCCTCCAGCAGTAAATCCTGAATTGGACTCTCTGGATAATTCTGATTTCGGCCACCAGTTGATATGTTGCCTTTGTAGGAAGGAATTTCATTCCAGACGCAGTGTACGCCGGCACATTCGAAAAGTGCAcaaaaaaaagatggaagagcTAAAGAAGTAcatagaaacaaaaaagaaaccaaatcagTGCTCCACGAAAGGACGAAATAAGAATGTTCTTGTAACATTAGGTAGAAGTTGTCCTGTATGTTATAAATCATTTGCTACAAAAGCCAACGTAAGGAGGCATTTTGATGAAGTTCATAGAGGATTAAGAAGGGATTCCATTACTCCTGATATAGCTACAAAGCCTGGGCAGCCTTTGTTCTTGGATACAGTTTCTGCTAAAAAATCTTTTAAGACCCGAAAACAAAAGTCGTCTTCAAAGGCTGAATACAATTTAACTGCATGCAAATGCCTTCTGTGCAAGAGAAAATATAGTTCACAAATAATGCTGAAAAGGCACATGCAAATTGTTCACAAGATAACTCTTTCTGGAAAGAACTCTAAAAGAGAGAAAGGACCCAACAATACTGCCAATGgcacagaaataaaagtaaaagtTGAACCAGCAGATTCTGTAGAACCTTCACCCCCTTCCATTGCCCTTTCTCCGCAGAATGAATTAAAGGGAACAAATcattcaaatgagaaaaagagCACACCgtcagcacagaaaaataaagttaaacaGGACCCTGAAAACTCTAAATCAACCAGTAAATCAACCTGTAAATCAACCACTAAATCAACCTCTAAATCAACCAATGCATCTGCTGCAGGTGGCCAGCAAAAAACCAGGAAGCCAAAACTTTCAGCTGGCTTTGACTTCAAGCAGCTTTACTGTAAACTATGTAAACGCCAATTTACTTCTAAACAGAACTTGACAAAACACATTGAACTACACACAGATGGAAATAACATTTATGTTAAATACTACAGGTGTCCACTCTGCTCTTATGAAACACGTCGCAAACGTGATGTGATAAGGCATATAACTGTAGTTCATAAAAAGTCACCACGCTACCTTGGGAAAATAACTGCAAGTTTAGAAATTAGAGCCATAAAAAAACCAATTGATCTTGTTCTAAATAAGGTGACTAAAAGAGGCCCTCAGAGGGATGAAACAAAACAGATTGGTTCAAAACAGGATGTCACCTCTAATTCTCCCAATAAAAAGTATGAAGGAGCTGATGTTGGCATTGAAGTAAAAGTAACAAAAAACTTTTCTCTGCACCGATGCAATAAATGTGGGAAAGCATTTGCCAGAAAAGCTTTTCTAGAACATCATaagaaaacccacaaagcaaATGTATCTCATTcacctgaagaaaacaaaaccaaaggcaGAAGTACAAGATCTAAAGCTGTTGTCtg GTTCAAATGA
- the ZNF800 gene encoding zinc finger protein 800 isoform X2 has product MPLRDKCCQTDHHHHGCCEPVHLLEPGDPPLLQQPLQTSKSGIQQIIECFRSGTKQLKHILLKDVDTIFECKLCRSLFRGLPNLITHKKFYCPPSLQMDDNLPDINDKQSQAINDLLEAIYPRVDKQEYVIKLEPIETNQNAVFQYVSRTDSPDENIESSSIPDQAPVQIQEPSTEQPKTVSAPAPVPAGEIVELPPADPVTNKVIPTPEEQPPAVNPELDSLDNSDFGHQLICCLCRKEFHSRRSVRRHIRKVHKKKMEELKKYIETKKKPNQCSTKGRNKNVLVTLGRSCPVCYKSFATKANVRRHFDEVHRGLRRDSITPDIATKPGQPLFLDTVSAKKSFKTRKQKSSSKAEYNLTACKCLLCKRKYSSQIMLKRHMQIVHKITLSGKNSKREKGPNNTANGTEIKVKVEPADSVEPSPPSIALSPQNELKGTNHSNEKKSTPSAQKNKVKQDPENSKSTSKSTCKSTTKSTSKSTNASAAGGQQKTRKPKLSAGFDFKQLYCKLCKRQFTSKQNLTKHIELHTDGNNIYVKYYRCPLCSYETRRKRDVIRHITVVHKKSPRYLGKITASLEIRAIKKPIDLVLNKVTKRGPQRDETKQIGSKQDVTSNSPNKKYEGADVGIEVKVTKNFSLHRCNKCGKAFARKAFLEHHKKTHKANVSHSPEENKTKGRSTRSKAVVW; this is encoded by the exons ATGCCTCTAAGGGACAAGTGTTGTCAGACTGACCACCATCACCATGGATGCTGTGAACCAG TGCATCTGTTGGAACCTGGTGATCCTCCGTTATTACAGCAGCCTCTGCAAACATCAAAATCCGGTATTCAACAAATCATTGAGTGTTTTCGATCAG GAACCAAACAACTTAAACATATCTTGTTAAAAGATGTGGACACCATTTTTGAGTGTAAATTGTGCCGGAGTCTCTTCAGAGGATTACCAAATTTAATTACTCATAAAAAGTTTTATTGTCCTCCAAGTCTCCAGATGGATGATA ACCTCCCAGATATAAATGATAAACAGAGTCAAGCCATAAATGACCTCCTGGAAGCAATCTATCCAAGGGTAGATAAGCAAGAATATGTAATTAAATTGGAACCTATAGAAACTAATCAGAATGCTGTATTTCAATATGTATCAAGGACTGATAGCCCAGATGAGAACATAGAAAGTAGTAGTATCCCTGATCAAGCTCCAGTACAGATACAGGAACCCAGCACTGAGCAACCCAAGACTGTTTCAGCTCCAGCCCCAGTCCCAGCTGGGGAGATTGTAGAATTACCTCCTGCTGATCCTGTTACAAACAAGGTGATACCTACTCCTGAAGAACAGCCTCCAGCAGTAAATCCTGAATTGGACTCTCTGGATAATTCTGATTTCGGCCACCAGTTGATATGTTGCCTTTGTAGGAAGGAATTTCATTCCAGACGCAGTGTACGCCGGCACATTCGAAAAGTGCAcaaaaaaaagatggaagagcTAAAGAAGTAcatagaaacaaaaaagaaaccaaatcagTGCTCCACGAAAGGACGAAATAAGAATGTTCTTGTAACATTAGGTAGAAGTTGTCCTGTATGTTATAAATCATTTGCTACAAAAGCCAACGTAAGGAGGCATTTTGATGAAGTTCATAGAGGATTAAGAAGGGATTCCATTACTCCTGATATAGCTACAAAGCCTGGGCAGCCTTTGTTCTTGGATACAGTTTCTGCTAAAAAATCTTTTAAGACCCGAAAACAAAAGTCGTCTTCAAAGGCTGAATACAATTTAACTGCATGCAAATGCCTTCTGTGCAAGAGAAAATATAGTTCACAAATAATGCTGAAAAGGCACATGCAAATTGTTCACAAGATAACTCTTTCTGGAAAGAACTCTAAAAGAGAGAAAGGACCCAACAATACTGCCAATGgcacagaaataaaagtaaaagtTGAACCAGCAGATTCTGTAGAACCTTCACCCCCTTCCATTGCCCTTTCTCCGCAGAATGAATTAAAGGGAACAAATcattcaaatgagaaaaagagCACACCgtcagcacagaaaaataaagttaaacaGGACCCTGAAAACTCTAAATCAACCAGTAAATCAACCTGTAAATCAACCACTAAATCAACCTCTAAATCAACCAATGCATCTGCTGCAGGTGGCCAGCAAAAAACCAGGAAGCCAAAACTTTCAGCTGGCTTTGACTTCAAGCAGCTTTACTGTAAACTATGTAAACGCCAATTTACTTCTAAACAGAACTTGACAAAACACATTGAACTACACACAGATGGAAATAACATTTATGTTAAATACTACAGGTGTCCACTCTGCTCTTATGAAACACGTCGCAAACGTGATGTGATAAGGCATATAACTGTAGTTCATAAAAAGTCACCACGCTACCTTGGGAAAATAACTGCAAGTTTAGAAATTAGAGCCATAAAAAAACCAATTGATCTTGTTCTAAATAAGGTGACTAAAAGAGGCCCTCAGAGGGATGAAACAAAACAGATTGGTTCAAAACAGGATGTCACCTCTAATTCTCCCAATAAAAAGTATGAAGGAGCTGATGTTGGCATTGAAGTAAAAGTAACAAAAAACTTTTCTCTGCACCGATGCAATAAATGTGGGAAAGCATTTGCCAGAAAAGCTTTTCTAGAACATCATaagaaaacccacaaagcaaATGTATCTCATTcacctgaagaaaacaaaaccaaaggcaGAAGTACAAGATCTAAAGCTGTTGTCtg gtga
- the ZNF800 gene encoding zinc finger protein 800 isoform X1, with protein sequence MPLRDKCCQTDHHHHGCCEPVHLLEPGDPPLLQQPLQTSKSGIQQIIECFRSGTKQLKHILLKDVDTIFECKLCRSLFRGLPNLITHKKFYCPPSLQMDDNLPDINDKQSQAINDLLEAIYPRVDKQEYVIKLEPIETNQNAVFQYVSRTDSPDENIESSSIPDQAPVQIQEPSTEQPKTVSAPAPVPAGEIVELPPADPVTNKVIPTPEEQPPAVNPELDSLDNSDFGHQLICCLCRKEFHSRRSVRRHIRKVHKKKMEELKKYIETKKKPNQCSTKGRNKNVLVTLGRSCPVCYKSFATKANVRRHFDEVHRGLRRDSITPDIATKPGQPLFLDTVSAKKSFKTRKQKSSSKAEYNLTACKCLLCKRKYSSQIMLKRHMQIVHKITLSGKNSKREKGPNNTANGTEIKVKVEPADSVEPSPPSIALSPQNELKGTNHSNEKKSTPSAQKNKVKQDPENSKSTSKSTCKSTTKSTSKSTNASAAGGQQKTRKPKLSAGFDFKQLYCKLCKRQFTSKQNLTKHIELHTDGNNIYVKYYRCPLCSYETRRKRDVIRHITVVHKKSPRYLGKITASLEIRAIKKPIDLVLNKVTKRGPQRDETKQIGSKQDVTSNSPNKKYEGADVGIEVKVTKNFSLHRCNKCGKAFARKAFLEHHKKTHKANVSHSPEENKTKGRSTRSKAVVWFK encoded by the exons ATGCCTCTAAGGGACAAGTGTTGTCAGACTGACCACCATCACCATGGATGCTGTGAACCAG TGCATCTGTTGGAACCTGGTGATCCTCCGTTATTACAGCAGCCTCTGCAAACATCAAAATCCGGTATTCAACAAATCATTGAGTGTTTTCGATCAG GAACCAAACAACTTAAACATATCTTGTTAAAAGATGTGGACACCATTTTTGAGTGTAAATTGTGCCGGAGTCTCTTCAGAGGATTACCAAATTTAATTACTCATAAAAAGTTTTATTGTCCTCCAAGTCTCCAGATGGATGATA ACCTCCCAGATATAAATGATAAACAGAGTCAAGCCATAAATGACCTCCTGGAAGCAATCTATCCAAGGGTAGATAAGCAAGAATATGTAATTAAATTGGAACCTATAGAAACTAATCAGAATGCTGTATTTCAATATGTATCAAGGACTGATAGCCCAGATGAGAACATAGAAAGTAGTAGTATCCCTGATCAAGCTCCAGTACAGATACAGGAACCCAGCACTGAGCAACCCAAGACTGTTTCAGCTCCAGCCCCAGTCCCAGCTGGGGAGATTGTAGAATTACCTCCTGCTGATCCTGTTACAAACAAGGTGATACCTACTCCTGAAGAACAGCCTCCAGCAGTAAATCCTGAATTGGACTCTCTGGATAATTCTGATTTCGGCCACCAGTTGATATGTTGCCTTTGTAGGAAGGAATTTCATTCCAGACGCAGTGTACGCCGGCACATTCGAAAAGTGCAcaaaaaaaagatggaagagcTAAAGAAGTAcatagaaacaaaaaagaaaccaaatcagTGCTCCACGAAAGGACGAAATAAGAATGTTCTTGTAACATTAGGTAGAAGTTGTCCTGTATGTTATAAATCATTTGCTACAAAAGCCAACGTAAGGAGGCATTTTGATGAAGTTCATAGAGGATTAAGAAGGGATTCCATTACTCCTGATATAGCTACAAAGCCTGGGCAGCCTTTGTTCTTGGATACAGTTTCTGCTAAAAAATCTTTTAAGACCCGAAAACAAAAGTCGTCTTCAAAGGCTGAATACAATTTAACTGCATGCAAATGCCTTCTGTGCAAGAGAAAATATAGTTCACAAATAATGCTGAAAAGGCACATGCAAATTGTTCACAAGATAACTCTTTCTGGAAAGAACTCTAAAAGAGAGAAAGGACCCAACAATACTGCCAATGgcacagaaataaaagtaaaagtTGAACCAGCAGATTCTGTAGAACCTTCACCCCCTTCCATTGCCCTTTCTCCGCAGAATGAATTAAAGGGAACAAATcattcaaatgagaaaaagagCACACCgtcagcacagaaaaataaagttaaacaGGACCCTGAAAACTCTAAATCAACCAGTAAATCAACCTGTAAATCAACCACTAAATCAACCTCTAAATCAACCAATGCATCTGCTGCAGGTGGCCAGCAAAAAACCAGGAAGCCAAAACTTTCAGCTGGCTTTGACTTCAAGCAGCTTTACTGTAAACTATGTAAACGCCAATTTACTTCTAAACAGAACTTGACAAAACACATTGAACTACACACAGATGGAAATAACATTTATGTTAAATACTACAGGTGTCCACTCTGCTCTTATGAAACACGTCGCAAACGTGATGTGATAAGGCATATAACTGTAGTTCATAAAAAGTCACCACGCTACCTTGGGAAAATAACTGCAAGTTTAGAAATTAGAGCCATAAAAAAACCAATTGATCTTGTTCTAAATAAGGTGACTAAAAGAGGCCCTCAGAGGGATGAAACAAAACAGATTGGTTCAAAACAGGATGTCACCTCTAATTCTCCCAATAAAAAGTATGAAGGAGCTGATGTTGGCATTGAAGTAAAAGTAACAAAAAACTTTTCTCTGCACCGATGCAATAAATGTGGGAAAGCATTTGCCAGAAAAGCTTTTCTAGAACATCATaagaaaacccacaaagcaaATGTATCTCATTcacctgaagaaaacaaaaccaaaggcaGAAGTACAAGATCTAAAGCTGTTGTCtg GTTCAAATGA